AACCCGGCCAGGCGGCTCGGGAGCACGCGGAGCGAGACGAGCCGGACCAGCCCGGGCAGCATGCGCAGCTGGTCGACGGGGCCGAGCCGCCACCGGCCGGGCGGGAGCCACAGCGCGACCGCGGCGAGGTCGTCGGTGGTGAAGATCTCGCCGTGCCGCCCGAAGGGGCCGCGCAGCTCCAAGTCGCGGAAGAAGCGCTCCATGCGCGCCAGCCGCCGGTCGGCGTCGGGGAGGAACCAGGCCATGACCGGGTCGTCGGCGAAGGCGCGGGTCAACGTGCGGGCCAGCTCCGGGTACTCGGAGCGCTCCGCCGTCCGCACCGCGG
This DNA window, taken from Acidimicrobiia bacterium, encodes the following:
- a CDS encoding GNAT family N-acetyltransferase codes for the protein MAATAAVRTAERSEYPELARTLTRAFADDPVMAWFLPDADRRLARMERFFRDLELRGPFGRHGEIFTTDDLAAVALWLPPGRWRLGPVDQLRMLPGLVRLVSLRVLPSRLAGFQAVERRHPSAPPHWYLATLGTDPHRQGQGLGSALLADQLARCDADGLPSYLESSKESNVPFYERHGFVVTDTYDFADGPRLWLMWRDPR